The following proteins are co-located in the Vigna unguiculata cultivar IT97K-499-35 chromosome 9, ASM411807v1, whole genome shotgun sequence genome:
- the LOC114164230 gene encoding DNA cross-link repair protein SNM1 — MGKKRAKKKIRLGSGPAVGDDGLGPSTKYISYHTRFPLKNLKCVSYLFQVLAQSREEIISTMNWDENDEFEIPLTQTATGFHALASVDDNQRPMKKPKRKTTALRGSGKENARPSEGSEILNCSLDFIPSSIDCVSVCSVEHSEQEDSDSSSASLSELKQKGNYLRNSIESKLVVSRTGELNSAVADSDSELGLLMNLCDELEEVDSSVRCPLCDVDISNLTEEQRHLHTNNCLDKGDNVAIPEDEKGAQHGPKVASVVDWLHGLGLGKYEVIFVREEVDWDTLQWLTEEDLLSMGITAFGPRKKIVHALCELRKGDAAANEKQGSALAEPRRIRNQKVKLKHDKSERKADGSNKPAANKLITEYFPGFASKEKKVSAPPGEQKEMKNSDLDSGRKHKSKVVTTNRKLRDVPKWCSVQGTPFRVDAFKYLRGDCSHWFLTHFHLDHYQGLTKSFNHGKIYCSSITARLVNTNIGISYDKLHVLPLNQKIEIAGVDVTCFDANHCPGSILILFQPPNGKAVLHTGDFRFSDEMTINPLLKMCPINTLILDTTYCNPQYDFPKQEAVIQFVIDAIQAETFNPKTLFLIGSYTIGKERIFLEVARALRKKVHVTAAKLRLLKCLEFKEEDIQWFTSNEHESNIHVAPMWTLASFKRLKQISSQYKNRYNLIVAFSPTGWTFGKGKKKSPGRRWQQGTIIRYEVPYSEHSSFTELREFVKLVSPSNIIPSVNNDGPESSDAMISLLLS; from the exons ATGGGAAAAAAAcgcgcaaaaaaaaaaattaggcttGGGTCTGGGCCCGCGGTAGGCGACGATGGGCTTGGCCCAAGCACAAAATACATTTCATATCACACTCGCTTCCCgcttaaaaatttgaaatgcgTATCATATTTGTTTCAAGTTCTGGCGCAGAGTAGAGAAGAGATTATTTCCACAATGAATTGGGACGAGAACGATGAATTTGAGATCCCTCTTACTCAAACGGCAACGGGTTTTCACGCGCTCGCTTCCGTCGACGACAATCAACGGCCAATGAAGAAGCCAAAACGAAAAACGACGGCGCTTCGTGGCAGCGGCAAGGAGAACGCTCGACCCAGCGAGGGCAGCGAAATTCTGAACTGCAGCTTGGATTTCATTCCTTCCTCCATAGATTGCGTTTCGGTTTGCAGCGTTGAACACTCGGAACAAGAGGACAGTGATTCTTCTTCCGCGTCTTTGTCGGAGCTGAAACAGAAGGGGAATTATCTTCGCAACTCGATAGAGTCGAAGCTGGTGGTTTCGAGAACCGGCGAGCTTAACTCTGCAGTTGCAGATTCTGATTCGGAGCTTGGTCTGTTGATGAATTTGTGCGACGAGTTGGAGGAAGTAGATAGTTCCGTTCGGTGTCCCCTTTGTGATGTTGATATTTCGAATTTGACTGAGGAACAAAGACATCTTCATACCAATAATTGTCTTGACAAAGGAGATAAC GTTGCGATTCCTGAAGACGAGAAGGGTGCTCAACATGGGCCAAAAGTCGCTTCTGTTGTTGATTGGCTCCACGGGCTCGGTTTGGGAAAGTATGAAGTGATTTTCGTTAGGGAAGAAGTTGATTGGGACACGCTGCAATGGCTCACAGAAGAG GATCTCTTAAGCATGGGTATCACTGCATTTGGGCCAAGAAAAAAGATTGTGCATGCCCTGTGTGAACTAAGAAAAGGAGATGCCGCTGCAAATGAGAAACAAGGGAGTGCGTTGGCGGAGCCTAGAAGGATCAGAAACCAGAAAGTCAAATTAAAGCATGACAAATCTGAAAGAAAAGCTGACGGCTCTAATAAACCAGCGGCAAACAAATTAATTACTGAATATTTTCCGGGGTTTGCTtccaaagaaaagaaagtttCTGCCCCTCCTGGAGAacaaaaggaaatgaaaaacaGTGACTTGGATTCTGGTCGTAAGCACAAATCAAAAGTTGTGACAACAAATAGAAAGCTCCGTGATGTTCCCAAATGGTGTTCTGTACAAGGAACGCCTTTCCGAGTG GATGCTTTCAAATATCTTAGAGGAGATTGTTCCCACTGGTTTCTCACACACTTCCACTTGGACC ATTATCAAGGTCTTACCAAGTCATTCAATCATGGAAAGATTTATTGCTCCTCCATTACAGCTAGACTAGTAAATACGAACATTGGAATTTCATATGATAAATTACATGTTTTGCCTCTGAACCAAAAGATTGAAATAGCTGGTGTTGATGTGACTTGCTTTGATGCCAACCACTGTCCAGGTTCCATACTCATACTCTTTCAACCTCCAAATGGTAAG GCTGTGCTGCACACGGGTGATTTCCGGTTTAGTGacgaaatgacaatcaatcCTTTACTCAAGATGTGTCCTATCAATACTCTAATTCTTGATACAACATACTGCAATCCACAG TATGACTTTCCAAAACAAGAGGCGGTAATACAATTCGTCATTGACGCCATTCAAGCAGAAACTTTTAATCCCAAGACTCTTTTTCTGATCGGCAGCTATACCATTG GAAAAGAAAGGATATTCTTGGAGGTTGCTCGCGCGCTTCGTAAAAAGGTTCACGTGACTGCGGCAAAGTTGCGTCTTTTAAAATGTTTGGAATTTAAGGAGGAGGATATACAGTGGTTCACTTCAAATGAACATGAAAGCAACATTCATGTTGCCCCTATGTGGACGCTCGCAAGCTTCAAAAGATTGAAGCAAATATCAAGTCAATATAAG AATCGGTACAACCTTATAGTTGCTTTCTCCCCCACTGGCTGGACGTTTGGCAAAGGTAAAAAGAAGTCTCCTGGAAGAAGATGGCAGCAGGGTACTATTATAAG GTATGAAGTACCGTATAGTGAGCATAGCAGCTTTACAGAACTCAGAGAGTTTGTAAAACTTGTATCTCCTAGCAACATTATACCAAGTGTTAATAACGATGGACCAGAATCTTCTGATGCAATGATTTCTCTATTGTTATCTTGA